Proteins encoded within one genomic window of Actinoplanes octamycinicus:
- a CDS encoding STAS domain-containing protein yields MRPFVSGSPDSEPVTPVTGLTAGGDELTIRLAGELDGSTAPSLRAQLENMIAVGPVQRVLVDLSGVDFCDSATVRVFVVLAAALAGRGAELRLHGARPHIAWLLRRLGAAHLLSER; encoded by the coding sequence ATGAGGCCCTTCGTGAGCGGCTCGCCGGACAGCGAGCCGGTGACCCCGGTGACCGGGCTGACCGCCGGTGGTGACGAGCTGACCATCCGGCTCGCCGGGGAACTCGACGGCAGCACCGCGCCGTCGCTGCGCGCCCAGCTGGAGAACATGATCGCGGTCGGGCCGGTGCAGCGCGTGCTGGTCGACCTGAGCGGTGTGGACTTCTGCGACTCCGCCACGGTCCGGGTCTTCGTGGTGCTGGCCGCGGCGCTCGCCGGGCGCGGCGCCGAGCTGCGCCTGCACGGGGCCCGCCCGCACATCGCCTGGCTGCTGCGCCGGCTCGGGGCGGCGCATCTGCTCAGCGAACGGTAG